The genomic region GGACGCCCGGCGCCAGCGACTTGCTCGTACTGCCGGCGTAGACGATCCGTTCCGGCGCCAGCGCCTGCATGGCACCCACCGGGCGCTGGTCGTAGCGGAACTCGCCGTCGTAGTCGTCCTCGATCAGGAACGCGTCGTGCTCCCGTGCCCAGGTGACGAATCGGTAGCGGTGCTCGGGGGCGAGCACCGCTCCGGTCGGATGCTGGTGCGCCGGAGTGAGCAGAGCGGCCTGACCCGCCGCGTCGTCAGGATTGGCCCCGCCCGTGCCGACGCTGAGCGGGGTGACCGTCAGACCCGCGGCGCGAAGCACCACGCGGTGCGGGGCCAAGCCGGGGTTCTCGGTGGCGATGGCGCGTACACCGCGCCGGTGCAGCGTCCGCGCCAGCAGGGAGAGTCCCTGGGTGAATCCCGCCGTGATCACCACCGCGTCCGGGTCGCAGCGAACTCCACGGGTACGCGCGAGATAGCCGGCCACCGCCGTCCGCAATCCGAGCAGCCCTGTCGGCTCGGGGTAGTCGAGCATGCCGCGCGAGGCAGTTGCCAGGGCCCGGCGGACACTGTCGGTCCAGGCCGCTCGGGGGAACGAACCGAGATCGGGAACCCCCGGCCGCAACTCGATCATCGGCCCGGCCGGCGGCAACGGCCGCCGTTGCCCTCGCGGGCCGGGCGGATCATGGAGTACGTCCGCCACCCGGGTGCCCGAGCCGGGTGCCGCCACCAACCACCCTTCCGCCACCAGCTGCGCGTACGCCTGCACCACCGTGCCCCGTGCCAGGCTCAGGTCGGCGGCCAGACTCCGGCTCCCCGGTAGACGAGACCCGGCCCGCAGCCGGCCGGTCCGGATGCTCTCCCGTAACGCGCTCTCCAGCGAGCGACCCGGGAAACCCGCACCCCGATCGAACTCCAGATGCAGGTCAAGCGACTTCGCCACACCGCAACGATCTCACCCGCGTGCCTTCGGGTATTGCTCGAACCGGGCGAGTTTCTGTGGGTTGAGGACGATGAGCACCCGCGAAGGGACTGTCGGTGCGACTCTGCTGGTCGTCTGTCATCGTGTACCAGCCGGTGTACGCCTCCTTCACCGCCTGTTCGGCGACGTCGACCGAGCCGACCAGGTGGTACGCGAGGTTCTTCAGGAGGCGCCGTTCGGCGACGACGGCGAACCGCTGGGCGGACCCGATGAACGAGGACCAGTCACCCGCCGCACCACAGTTCGCCGCACCAGACGGACGGGGCTCCAAGCTGACCGCACTGGTCCGGATCGCCCTCGCCGTCCTCTTCCTCGACGAACTCGTTGTCGGTTTCTGGAACCAGTTCTTCCCCGAGAGCTTCTACAACAACTTCCCGACCGTCACCCTCACCCCGCCGTTCAGTGAGCACTACGCGCGAGACTTCGGCGGCGCCACCCTCGGCCTGGCCGTCGTCCTCGGCGTAGCGCTCGTCGCACCTCGGGCCGCATTCGTCATCCCCGCCGCAGCGGCGTTCTCCACCTACGCCATACCGCACTTCTTCTTCCACGTGACCCACCTCGGCCACGCCAGCCCCGGCGAGGCGGTGTTCCTCACGATCGCCAACGCCGTCGTCGCTCTGCTCGGCCTTCTCGCCATCACCCTGACGCTCGTCCGAGACGCCGGGCACCGCCGCAGTGGAACCTGAACGCCAACTGTCGTGGGAACGCGCGGCTACAGTGCGACGCGATCCGTGCCGCTCACCCTCGCCCGCCGTCCACCCCCGGGGCCGCGGCGGTTCCCGGGAAGCGTTCCGCGAACGTGCGAAACACAGGTGTTCCCGGCACGTTGTCGAGGATGGCGAACACCACGTGGTCGAAGCGATCGACCTCCCGCAGGGCGTCGGCGAAGGCGTCGGCCACCGTGGCGGGATCGTTGCGGAAGACGCCGCATCCCCACGCTCCCAACACCACAGTCCGCTGTCCGTGCGCGGCCGCGACCTCCAGCACCCGGCGAGCACGTCGGGCCAGCACCGCCGGTACGTCCGGACCGTGTTCGGGCTGGTTGCGCAGGATCGCGCCCAGGTTCGGCGCCGCGGCGGTCAGGAACGACGCCGTGTACGGCTGGTCGAGCAGGTCGCCCCTGTCGTCCCGGAACACCGGCACGTCCGGCGAGAAGATGACGCGGTCGCTGTACCGCAGGTCCCGCTGGTCGCGGTGGAACGCGTAGAACTCCCGGGCGGCGAGGAGACACGGGTACAGCGCCGAGGACCGGGCGATGCTCTCCTCCTGCGCCTTCGCCCCGCCCAGGAACCCACCACCCGGGTTCTTCGCCGAGGCGAACACCAGGCAGGCCGCTCCGGGCGCCAGTCGACGGGCTGCCTGCAACGTCGACTCGTTCGTCACCTCCACCCTGCGGCCGCCGGGCTCGGCGCTTTCCGCCGCGGGCACCTCGTCCGGCAGGTGGAGACGAGTGCCGGCGACTGCGGCACGTACCAGCTCGCCGATGCCCACCTCGTCGCCCGCGGCATTGCGATAGCGACCCGAATCAGCGATTGCGACCGTCTGCCGGGCGATCTCGCGAAGACGACCGCTCACCCGGCGTACCCGTCCGCGCTACGACAGTCGTTCACCATGATGAGCAAGTTAGGCAGTCCCGCCCCGACGGGCAAGCGGTTTCGTACGTGGTTCTCGGGTACGCCTGCGCCAGGCGTCGATGATGTCGGGGCGGAGCAGGTGGCCGAAGCCGGCGCGGTCGAGGCGTTGGACCAGGGCGTTCCTGTCGGCGCCGAGTGTCGCGGCGGTGGCGTCGAGGTCCCAGTCGTTGGCGGCGAGCTGGGACAGCAGATGCCCACGGCGGGTCTGGGCAGCCGACAGCCGGAACGTCTTGAGGTAGGCCAGCCGGCCGGCCTCGTCGGTGATGGTCTCGCCGATGTGGTTGTCGGTGTCGAGGTCGAACGCGGGCAGGAACCGCGCCAGGGTGAAGCGACCCATGCGGTGCACAGGCGTGACGGTGAGTCGCCCGGCGGCGAGCAAGCCATCGGCCAGGCCGGCGTGGAAGGACTTCCAGTCGGCATCGGCCCGGGTCAGCTGGGCGCGCAGGTCGGCGATGCTGGCGACGCGGGTGTCGTCGAGGCGGGGGCTGAACTCGGGCACGGCCGGATACAGGTGCGCGTAGTGGAACAGCAGCTCACCGTAGAGATCCTGCAACAGCGTGGGGTGCAGGGCGCGGTAGTCGTCCGG from Micromonospora lupini harbors:
- a CDS encoding PLP-dependent aminotransferase family protein, with the protein product MAKSLDLHLEFDRGAGFPGRSLESALRESIRTGRLRAGSRLPGSRSLAADLSLARGTVVQAYAQLVAEGWLVAAPGSGTRVADVLHDPPGPRGQRRPLPPAGPMIELRPGVPDLGSFPRAAWTDSVRRALATASRGMLDYPEPTGLLGLRTAVAGYLARTRGVRCDPDAVVITAGFTQGLSLLARTLHRRGVRAIATENPGLAPHRVVLRAAGLTVTPLSVGTGGANPDDAAGQAALLTPAHQHPTGAVLAPEHRYRFVTWAREHDAFLIEDDYDGEFRYDQRPVGAMQALAPERIVYAGSTSKSLAPGVRLGWFVVPEPLRRELTKMIMEAGAAVSAIDQLAMADLLTSGGYDRHVRRMRLTYRRRRSELADHLAEVTATPLEGIAAGMHALLPLASVATERWLIQSGVRQGLQLIGLHGNGYWHDPVDERQAAALVLGYAAPPNHAWQEALSGLRRLVQQVGR
- a CDS encoding TIGR02452 family protein — protein: MSGRLREIARQTVAIADSGRYRNAAGDEVGIGELVRAAVAGTRLHLPDEVPAAESAEPGGRRVEVTNESTLQAARRLAPGAACLVFASAKNPGGGFLGGAKAQEESIARSSALYPCLLAAREFYAFHRDQRDLRYSDRVIFSPDVPVFRDDRGDLLDQPYTASFLTAAAPNLGAILRNQPEHGPDVPAVLARRARRVLEVAAAHGQRTVVLGAWGCGVFRNDPATVADAFADALREVDRFDHVVFAILDNVPGTPVFRTFAERFPGTAAAPGVDGGRG
- a CDS encoding ARPP-2 domain-containing protein, yielding MTNAGDGIDLTGLTAGPAQTWGAIRLVPLLRASPVTDLRLHARLYDPDELSVVHVEPRTAYVSYIPHSFVATWTTDATPAAAYGTQLRAPADTRAPSGIRLTFRRRLARREARQRLRFLPLHLALEGYLALQFGGPSIAWQEWTHHAVTCGLSPRVEAGYTGASIAGLDDALRVFEIHPDQCGMMLYAADALAAAFVVPHPDDYRALHPTLLQDLYGELLFHYAHLYPAVPEFSPRLDDTRVASIADLRAQLTRADADWKSFHAGLADGLLAAGRLTVTPVHRMGRFTLARFLPAFDLDTDNHIGETITDEAGRLAYLKTFRLSAAQTRRGHLLSQLAANDWDLDATAATLGADRNALVQRLDRAGFGHLLRPDIIDAWRRRTREPRTKPLARRGGTA